The genome window TGGCCCCACTTAGGTCAATGTGATCCAAAGTGGCTGCTGATAAATTCGCACCGGTAATCTTGGCCCCACTGAGGCACGCACCCGATAATTCCACCTGATGAAGACAAGCACCATTCAAATCCGTGCCGACCAAAATAGCCCCATTAAGATTCGCCCCTGCTAAATTGGCTTGACTGAGTCGTTCTCCACTTAAATCCACACCCTGAAAATCCCGTTCACCGGAATCGTAGCGGAGCAAAAATTCTCTGGCATTCATCTGCTCTGGCTCCTTATTTGATCTTCTTTTTTGATCTTTTAAGCCATCCATCACAGACAGAATCCAACTCCTCTGCCCATGAAAAGGCTCTTTTATCTGTGAGATTCAAATGCAAAATTCTAAAAAAAGGCAACCTGATGACAGCTCGTTAAAAACCATCATCTTTTTGCTATAAAATTAAGTTTCATTCCATAACTTTATCCTGCCTCTCGGTGAAAAATCTCAGTTTTGCAATTCGTTTTCTCATTAGTTAATATATGTTTATATTCGATTGGCATGAACTGTGGAGGCAGCCTTTGTTCGGTGCTGTCAGGGATCTGGATTTCTGGGGGTTATCTAGATAACGGAAGCGCGTCGGTAAGAATAGAACTCAGCCCCCCTTCGAACCCCTAGTATGCTCCCTGAAGCTGAGATCCTCCGCATTGCCCGCGACCTCCTCTACAACCGTGCCATGGTTTACTACCAAGACAAGCCGATCGGCACCTTGGCCGCGATCCCTCAGAAAACCCATGCCTATGTGGAAGGCCAACTCAAAGTGGTGGGATCCAACCCCGACCTCAACTATCACGAAGTCTTCATCCGGGACAATGTACCGACGATGGTGTTTTTTCTGCTGGATGGACGGGCAGACATCATGCGCCGATTTTTGGATACTTGCCTCAGTTTACAGAGCACACATCCTCAAACGGCAGGCACTTTCCCCAGCAGTTTTACGGTAGAGGGGGATCGCTTGCTGGGGGACTATGGCCAGCGGGCCATTGGACGGGTCACTTCGGTGGATGCCACGCTTTGGTGGCCGATCTTGGCTTATGTGTATGTGCAACGCAGCCAAGATGAGGATTGGGCTCGGCAGCCACAGGTACAAAATGGCCTGCAACGCTTTTTGGATTTAATTCTGCATCCAGGGTTCCGAGATGCGCCGACCCTACATGTGCCAGATGGAGCCTTTATGATTGACCGCCCGATGGATGTCTGGGGCTGCCCGCTAGAGATTCAGGTGTTGCTCTACGGGGCTTTGTTGAGCACGGCAGCCTTGATCCGGTTGGATTTGAAAACCAAAGAGGGCTGGAGAGCGGATCCCTTTGCCCAAAAACAAGCGTGGCAAATTGAGCAGGTGGTGAACTGGGCTAGACGACTGCGGCGCTATTTACTGAAACATTACTGGGTCAATACTCATACGGTGCAGGTTTTAAGGCGGCGACCGACTGAACAGTACGGGGATGCAATAAGTAATGAATACAACATCCAAACCGAAACCATCCCCCATTGGTTGCAGCACTGGCTGGGATCCCGTGGGGGGTATTTGATTGGCAATGTGCGCACAGGCCGCCCAGATTTTCGTTTTTTTTCGTTGGGGAACTGCTTGGGGGCGATCTTCGACGTGCTTTCTCGTGCGCAACAACGGGCTTTGTTCAGCCTGATTTTGCACAACCGGGGTGAGTTAATTGCGGAAATGCCCTTACGCATTTGTCATCCACCTTTGGATGATGCCGACTGGCGTAACAAAACTGGCTACGACCCGAAAAACCGCGCTTGGTGTTACCACAATGCCGGACATTGGCCTTGCCTGCTTTGGTTTTTGATTTTGGCGGTACTCCGTCATCAACAGGGATCCGGTCCCGATTTCGGTTTGCGCAGTGGTTGGCTCTACTTGCCGATGCAGGATCTGTTGCAGGAGTCTTATCAGAAGTTGCTGAAACGGTTGCCAGAACAGAAATGGGCAGAATACTTCGATGGCCCAACGGGAGTGTGGATGGGGCAACAGGCACGGCTCTACCAAACCTGGACAGTGGCAGGGTTGCTGCTGGCTCATCATCTGCTCAAGGTGAACCCGGAGGATGCCAATGTGTTTAACCTGCCCAAGCTCGGATCCCTGTATCGAGGTTGTCAAGAAGAGGGATTTGGGCAAAGTTCCAAAGCCTAGTCCCTGAAGCGAGCCGGGCAAGGTCTTGGAAGGTGACACAGCAATGTGGTTTTGGATCGGTGCTCATCCGGTGATCATGATGAGTAAGAGCACTCTATGGATGAGATCTGAAGTTGCTATGCCGATCGAGATTGTTCATGTGAGCTAGGTTAAGGCTCAGCAAGAGATGGTTTGGAGTTTAGCCTTGATTTTGCACATCGTTTTGGTTGCTCCGGAAATCCCCGCCAACACAGGAAATATCGCCCGTACCTGTGCCGCCACCAACACACCTTTACATTTGGTGGATCCCTTAGGATTTCGCCTCTCGGATCGCTACCTGAAACGGGCGGGGTTAGACTACTGGCAGCATGTGCAACTCCATCGATACCCCTCTTGGGCTGCTTTGGTGGAAACTCATCCAGAGGCACGGTTCTGGTGTTTTAGTGTGCGCGGTAAAGCCCTCTATACCGAAGTAGCTTATCAACCGGGGGATTGGTTGGTGTTTGGCAGTGAAAGTCGGGGATTGGATCCCATGTTTCTGGAAAACTATCCCAGTGTGCGGATCCCGTTGAGTGGGCCGGTACGCAGCTTAAACCTGAGTAATGCCGTAGCGATTGCTTTGTTTGAAGGATTGCGTCAACAGGGATCTCTATCCTCACTGCCGATTCACCCCAAGTAAACACGATCACGCCCCAACCTACAGTGTCTAGATTGTGCAAATTAGGAGGTTTTACTGGGTCAGTTTCTATCGTGAAACCTTTTAATCCCTTTGGTTGATAGCCGTTACGGTTGTCCAGACTCGATCCGTCACCCGGAGAAACCCTGTATCCTGGAGATCAAGAGGCTCCGGCAGAAATCAATAGACCGGATTTGGGCCCTCTCCGTGGTAGCTTATGTTGACTTGGATTCCATGAGTGCGCTTCTCTCCCCGGCGACTGATTTGCTGGATGAGTTGCGAGAGCTTTTCCCTTTTGCGCTGGATGACTTTCAGATCCAGGCCATTCAAATCCTGGCCGCAGGGGAATCGGTGGTGGTGTGCGCCCCAACGGGATCCGGCAAAACCTTAATTGGGGAATATGCCATCTATCGGGCCCTCGCCCAAGGCAAGCGGGTTTTTTACACCACCCCGCTTAAGGCCCTTTCCAACCAAAAATTCCGGGATTTTGGCCAGCAATTCGGCGCGGACAAAGTGGGTCTGCTAACGGGGGATATCTCCATCAACCGAGAAGCCCCGATTTTGGTAATGACCACCGAGATTTTTCGCAATATGCTCTACGGCACGCCCATCTCGTTGGCAGCCCTAGCTGAGGTAGATGCAGCAGAGGCCCTAACAGGGGATCCCTTGCAGGATGTGCAGGCGGTGATCCTAG of Thermostichus vulcanus str. 'Rupite' contains these proteins:
- a CDS encoding tRNA (cytidine(34)-2'-O)-methyltransferase, encoding MVWSLALILHIVLVAPEIPANTGNIARTCAATNTPLHLVDPLGFRLSDRYLKRAGLDYWQHVQLHRYPSWAALVETHPEARFWCFSVRGKALYTEVAYQPGDWLVFGSESRGLDPMFLENYPSVRIPLSGPVRSLNLSNAVAIALFEGLRQQGSLSSLPIHPK
- a CDS encoding glycoside hydrolase 100 family protein, whose amino-acid sequence is MLPEAEILRIARDLLYNRAMVYYQDKPIGTLAAIPQKTHAYVEGQLKVVGSNPDLNYHEVFIRDNVPTMVFFLLDGRADIMRRFLDTCLSLQSTHPQTAGTFPSSFTVEGDRLLGDYGQRAIGRVTSVDATLWWPILAYVYVQRSQDEDWARQPQVQNGLQRFLDLILHPGFRDAPTLHVPDGAFMIDRPMDVWGCPLEIQVLLYGALLSTAALIRLDLKTKEGWRADPFAQKQAWQIEQVVNWARRLRRYLLKHYWVNTHTVQVLRRRPTEQYGDAISNEYNIQTETIPHWLQHWLGSRGGYLIGNVRTGRPDFRFFSLGNCLGAIFDVLSRAQQRALFSLILHNRGELIAEMPLRICHPPLDDADWRNKTGYDPKNRAWCYHNAGHWPCLLWFLILAVLRHQQGSGPDFGLRSGWLYLPMQDLLQESYQKLLKRLPEQKWAEYFDGPTGVWMGQQARLYQTWTVAGLLLAHHLLKVNPEDANVFNLPKLGSLYRGCQEEGFGQSSKA